CGCCGACTTAATCTCCTTACCAATTGACGGCTTAGGACTTGACTTTGTTGAAGGGAAAAAGACGCTTGATCTCGTCTCAACAGGATTCCCTTCTGATAAGATACTCTACGCAGGAATTGTTAACGGAAAAAACATCTGGCGCAATGACTACGCAAACAGTCTAGCTATTTTAGAAAAAATCCCTGCTGACAAGGTCTATTTAACGACCTCTTGCTCACTGCTACACGTTCCATTTACAACCGCTAATGAAGAATTGGAAGAAGATATTCTACAACACTTTGCCTTTGCAGTCGAAAAATTAGCGGAGTTACGTGATTTGGATACCATTCTCGCTGGTGGTGGTACAGATAGTTTGGCTGCTAACAAAGCCTTATTTACCAGAGAACGAGTTGGAAAAAATACTGATTTAGCAAATCGTATCGCCAGCTTAACCGATCAAGACTATACTCGTCTGCCAGCCTTTTCAGAGCGTGAAAAATTACAAGCAGAGCGCTTGAACTTGCCAAATTTACCAACGACAACCATTGGTTCTTTCCCACAAACAGCTGAAGTACGTGATACACGCCTCGCTTTCAGAAAGGGAAATATTTCAGCCCAAGCCTACGATGCATTTGTCGCAAAACAGATTGATGATTGGATTCACTGGCAGGAAGAAGTTGACTTTGACGTTTTGGTCCATGGTGAATTTGAACGCAACGATATGGTGGAATACTTTGGACAAAACCTATCTGGCTACCTCTTTAGTAAGAACGGTTGGGTTCAATCTTACGGTATGCGTGGCGTAAAACCCCCGATTATTTGGGGAGATGTCACTCGCTTGCAACCAATTACTGTAAAATGGTCTAGCTATGCGCAAAGCAGGACAAAAAAACCTGTCAAAGGTATGCTAACTGGTCCTGTCACTATTCTTAACTGGTCCTTCCCTCGTGAAGACATTTCCATAAAAGAATCTACCCTACAGATTGCACTGGCTATAAAAGAAGAAGTCTTGGATCTGGAAGCAGCGGGTATCAAGATTATCCAGATTGATGAGGCAGCACTACGTGAAAAATTGCCACTGCGTAGAAGCGACTGGTACGAGGATTACCTCGATTGGGCTATTCCAGCCTTCCGATTGGTGCATTCAACTGTCGCACCAGATACACAAATTCACACCCACATGTGCTACAGTGAATTTACTGATATTATTCCTGCTATTGATAATATGGATGCAGATGTCATTTCATTTGAAGCAAGTCGATCAAATCTCGTGATTTTGGACGAATTAAAAGCACAGAATTTCCAAACACAGGTTGGTCCTGGAGTCTATGATATCCATTCACCACGCGTGCCAGCTGAAGGGGAAATTGACCAGACCATTCAAGCTATTCTAACAAAAGTTCCAAGTCGCAAAGTTTGGATCAATCCCGACTGTGGATTAAAAACGCGTGGTATCAAAGAAACGCGTGAAAGTCTCGTTCGGCTTGTAGAAGCTGCTAAATCTGCTCGTACAACACTCAAATGAGGAAAAGCCATTGTTTTTCCTCTACATCGTATATAGTATAGAAAGAAAGGAAACAACAATGGTTCATACTCCCAGTCTTTCATTTGAAGTATTCCCTCCAAATCCCGCCGCAGGAAATGAGAAAATTCTCTCTGCCCTTCAGGATATGCAGGGTCTTGCACCACATTTTATCAGCGTGACTGCAAGTAATAATACATTCAATATTGAAGAAACAACAGTTCGCTTAACCGATTATATTCAAAATGACTTGGGTATCCCTTCTATTGCCCATTTACCAGCGATTTATCTGACCAAGAAACAAGTAACCACTATTCTGGCTGCACTTGATCAGATTGGAGTTCATAAAATCTTGGCCCTCCGTGGGGATATCTTGCCTGATGTGACTCCGCAAAAGGATTTTCAGTATGCGACTGACTTGATTTCCTTTATAAAAGAAGAAGCACCACACTTTGATATTATCGGGGCTTGCTATCCAGAAGTCCACCCTGATTCACCGAATCAGCTTTCTGATATTAAACATCTAAAGAAAAAAGTCGATGCTGGTTGCTCGACCTTGGTCACCCAACTCTTCTTTGATAATGATGTCTTTTACGATTTTCAAGAAAAATGTCATCTAGCAGATATTGATGTTCCTATTTTGGCAGGCATTATGCCCATCATCAACCGCAATCAGGCCTTGCGCTTGCTCAATACCTGTGAAAATATCCGCTTACCACGTAAGTTTCGTGCGATTTTAGACAAGTATGAACACGACCCTGAGTCCTTAAAAGCAGCAGGTCTAGCTTACGCTATCGACCAAATTGTAGACCTGGTAACACATGATGTAGCAGGGATTCATCTCTACACAATGAACAACCCCTACGTTGCAAAACATATCTATCGCGCAACCTATTCATTGTTTAAACATTCACCACTCATCGCCAAAGCATAGTCCTCCTATTACCCTTTCTATTTTCTTGATAGAGAGGGTATTTTACGTTACAATAGAGATATGATTACAAAAGAATTTGATACGATTGCAGCCATCTCTACTCCTCTGGGAGAAGGTGCTATTGGAATTGTCCGTTTGTCTGGGAGTGAGGCAATTACGATTGCAAACAGCGTTTTTAAAGAAAAAAATCTTCAGGAAGTAGCCAGCCATACCATTCACTATGGCCACATTCTGGATCCAATGGATAATATCGTGGTCGACGAGGTTATGGTCTCTGTCATGAAAGCTCCTAAGACTTTTACACGGGAAAATATCGTTGAAATCAATACCCACGGCGGAATTGCGGTGACCAATGAAATTCTCCAACTAGTCATCCGTCAAGGAGCACGACTAGCAGAACCCGGAGAATTTACGAAACGAGCCTTTTTAAATGGTCGTGTCGATCTCACTCAGGCAGAAGCTGTTATGGATATTATCCGAGCCAAGACAGATAAGGCTATGCATCAAGCTGTTCGGCAGCTAGACGGTTCCCTTTCTACTCTCATTAACAACACTCGCCAGGAAATTCTCAATACACTTGCCCAGGTCGAGGTCAATATTGACTACCCTGAATATGACGATGTCGAAGAAGCTACAACCGAGCTAGTCCGTGAGAAAACCATGGAATTTCAAGCCTTGCTAGAACGCCTCCTCAAAACAGCACGCCGAGGCAAAATTCTACGTGAGGGAATTGCAACAGCTATTATTGGACGTCCTAATGTTGGCAAATCAAGTTTGTTAAACAATCTCCTACGAGAGGATAAGGCTATTGTCACTGATATTGAAGGGACTACCCGTGACATCATCGAAGAATATGTCAACATCAACGGTGTCCCCCTCAAACTGATTGATACTGCAGGGATTCGTGAGACTGACGATTTAGTAGAAAAAATTGGGGTAGAACGTTCCAAAAAAGCCCTCGAAGAAGCTGATTTAGTTCTTCTAGTCCTCAATGCTAGTGAGCTCTTAACAGAACAAGATCGCCAGTTGCTAGCAATCAGTCAAGATAGCAATCGGATTGTTCTTCTAAACAAGACGGACCTACCGATTCAAATTGAGCAAGACCAGCTACCTACTGATACGATTTCTATCTCTGTCTTAACCAATCAAAATATTGATCAGATTGAAGAGCGAATCAATCAACTTTTCTTTGAAAATGCAGGACTCGTTGAACAAGATGCCACTTATCTCTCCAATGCCCGACACATCTCTCTCATTGAGCAAGCAGTTCAAGCCTTGCAGGCAGTCAATGAGGGACTGGAAATGGGCATGCCAGTTGATCTGCTTCAAGTCGATTTAACGCGTTGCTGGCAAATTCTTGGTGAAATTACTGGAGATGCTGCACCGGATGAGCTGATTACCCAACTATTCAGCCAATTCTGTTTAGGAAAATAGACGTTCAAAAGAGACTCCAACTACTTGTATTGGGATCAGGAATCCTATTATCCTATTGAACAACTATGCCTTACACGGGTAAAAAATTGGCGTATAATGTAAGTGTGCATCATGTTTTACAATGTTAAAAAAGAAACTTTAGTATATTTAAAAAATTCAAAGTAACAGGATTCAATGATTTAGTCTGGGAAATAAAGTAATGTAATCATAAAATTCATAGGAGGTTGCTATGATTGTACTAACCAATGACCGCTTGCGGGTGGAAATTTCCGAACCTGGTGAGCGTCCGAATGATACTTTCCGCTTTGACAGGGCAGGGTTCATTTCGGAAGTTACGCTTGACGGAGATACCCATTTTTGTGCCAATGAGCCCATGAACTTACGGCATTTGTCTTCTGGTGGTCGAGGATTGTGTTGTGAATTTAGTGGAGATTTCAGCTCTGGAGCTACCGTTGGCGAATTTTTCCCGAAATTAGGCGTTGGGCTCATCAAGCAGGATTCAGATGTAGGCTACCAATTTGCTCATCAGTATGATGAGGTTGAGCCTTATCCTGTAACGATGAAACACACGCAGACTAGTGCCAGTTTTGTCACGAAGGCAGTGCCTTGCCTCGGTATCGCAGCTACTATTAAAAAAACCATCAGCATCGAGGAAAATCGAGTGACTCTGAAAGCCTCCATCACCAATGTCGGGGATAAGGTCATCGAGACCGAAGAATATTGCCATAATTTCCTTAGCATTGACGGTATGGCTATTTCACCTGACTACCGCTTGGAATTGCCTGATATGCCTGACTTGGGTCATCAGGGACTGGAAGGTTTTGGCGGTTATGACCACAATAATTTTGTAGCAGATGGCAAAGCTATCGCTTTTAAGCAATGCGAGACGGATGTGTCGCTCAGTGTTTTGCCCATTCCCAAGACAGACAAGACCACCTTCACATGGACCTTACTCCACAAGGGGGCTAAGGCCAGCGTAACAGGAATTGATGAGGTCCAACCGACTAGCCTCCTACTCTGGGCGACTGATCATATCATCAGTCCAGAAATTATCCAAAAGATCACTGTTGCACCTGGCCAATCCTTTAGCTGGAAACGCTGCTGGATTTTTGAAGCTGAGCCACGGTGGTAAAGCCATAGAGGCTCTGCAGGCGGTAAACGACGGACTTGAAATAGAAAGCCTGTCGACTTGCTCCAAGTGAATTTGATCCACTGCTGGCAGATTCTCGGAGAAAGCACAGGAGACGCCAAACCCGATGAACTGATTACCCAGCTCTTTAGCCAGTTCTGTCTCGGAAAATAGGAGGATACCATGTCTGTCAAACTGATTGCCCATGCTTTGATGAAAAAGGAACACCGCTACCTTGTCCTCAAACGTTCTAGTATCAAACGAGGAAAAGCCAATGTTTACCCAAACTACTGGGATATTCCTGGAGGCGGTGTCGAATTACATGAATTGCCTCAGGCTGCTGCTCTTCGGGAGACACTTGAAGAAGCCAATCAAGTCATCACGATTACTGGCATTCTCCACGAAGATAGCCAGTTTGATTCTGATAAACAGACCGTTTTTACACGATTGGTCTACGCCACTCACCTAAAAGAGAAACGCCCTATTGAGCTTGACCCAGAAGAACACACCGATTTCCGCTGGATTAAATCTTTGGAGGAATTAGAGGGAGAACAGATTGTACCTTATCTCTACGATCTTATCCCAACTGCTCCTAGAAAAGGACAATATAGTGAATTGAATAAAGGTGAAGATAGCGTTAAGTCGCTTTGATGAAAAAGGAACACAGCTACCTTGTCCTTAAACGTTCTAGTATCAAAAGAGGACAAGCAAATGTTTACCCTCAAAATCAGGCTTTGCAACCTTCTACAAAAATATAAAACAAATAAATTGGAGAGAACATATGAAGTTTACCGTTAAAGAAATAAAAGATAAAGAAGAAAAGGAAAAGATTTCTAAGGAAATTCTTTACGATCTTCCAGAATGGTTTGGCATGCCAGAAAGCACAGAAGAATATGTCACTGATTCACAAGACAAACCTTTCTTGGCTTCTTTTTATCAAGATGAAATTGTCGGATTTATAGTTTTAAATACTACAAGTCCAGACTGTGCAGACATATTTGTAATGGGAATCAAAAAGAAGTTCCACCGACAAGGTGCAGCAACACAATTAAATGAAGAGTATGAAAAACTAGCTAAGAAATTAGGGTACATATATTCCCAAGTAAAAACAGTTCAATCTGGCCACTATAAAGAATATGATATTACAAATAGTTTTTATACTTCGGTAGGTTATAAGGAGTTAGAAGTATTTCCAACCTTATGGGATGAATGGAATCCTTGCCAAATTTACATTAAATATTTAGGGAATTAAACATATCAATAATAAGCTTCCCTACATGACTCGAATATAGTTTCTGTCAGTATTGATTTGACTGTACGATTTTACAGGCGAAAGTGTTGAAGTGAGTAAATTGCTACAAGACATTGCGCTACGTGAAACCCTTGAAGAAACCAATCAGCTTATTACTATTTCTGGTATTCTCCACGAAGACAGTCAGTTTGACCGAAAAAAAGACATGCCTAGTCTATACTTCTGCTATCCATACGGGGCGCCCTGTCCTACTCAATCCAGAAAAACATATCGTTTTTCGCTGGATAACCTCTAGAAGAGTTGCAAAGAGAACTGGTTGTCCTTTATTTACAAGAACTGATTCCTTCTTACTAGACTGACTAGTTTATCAATTATGAGAAATACACCTCAAAAGAGAGGATGGACAAAAACGCAATTTTGAGTTACAATATAGCGACGATTCATATTATAGTGAATTGAATAAAGGTTAAGACATCGCTAAGTCGCTTTAGTTCTATCTGCAGCTCCTTTCCTTATCCTATTCCTTTCTCAACCCACTATAAAAAACGCATACAATCAACGTTTTACAGAACGTGATTTTATGCGTTTTTATTATTTGCAGAATTTTCCCTAGCCTCGTTTTTAATAGGGGGGGGTGAAAAGGCTATCCATAATGGTTGAAACTCTAACACACAAACTATAAAATATAGAAACGAGTATCAGCAAGATGAATTGACGAGTATCTCTCACAAAATACGACTCATACTCGGCAGATAAGCTCTCTAATTTTATAATGGAGGTTCTCTATGAAACCTGTGTAAACGTTACTGTCCTATCATTGTTTGTATTATTTACACCTTCTACTCCAAAGCGTGAGATGACTACATTTGACCAACAAGCAAAGGATTATGAGCTTGTCACAATTGTCTCATTCACTTGCATTTGGCTGCTGTAGGCTGGAAAATTTCGGAGCGATTTACAGCCGACTTGACCAATTATTCAGTCTTCTACTAAAGTTATTGACTGAACTTTCCGTTATGAATAACTACCTCAAGCATCAAAAGATGACTACTCCGTAACGAGGTACTTTTTTATCTCTCACCGAATATCAGCCATTCCTTACTTTTCTATCTTAAAAACAGATTTTAAATATTCTTTAAAATCGTCATTATGCCAAAAACCAAGCCGAATACCGTCTATACCTCTTGTCAGTAAAACATAATAAATATTCAATACAAAGATGGTAAACTCTTGCCTATTTTCAGGCACTTCCAATTCTGCGACCGTATGCTTTCCATTCACATTTTTAAAATTCTTTGGCTCTCCATACAATCTACCTTGTGAATCAACCAGTAAGTCATTTCCAATTAACACACCGACCTTATTTAAATCAATTCCTTGAACAGCAAAAACGGATCCAATCTGATCCTCCCCATCAGCATCCTTCGAAGCAATCCAATTAACTTGGGTAGAATTCCAACGTCTTTTAATATCTCCTTCATGAAAATGCGTAATAGTTGGATTTTTACCCTCTTTTTGTTTCCAATCTTCTACCAAACCTGCTAATACACGATTCAAATGATTTGGATGATAATTTCTATCCTCCTCAATCCAATCAATTAAATGCTGTAGTGGCTGATTCTCAAAATAGCCAAAATAAGCATCTGGACTATTATCATGAAAAACCTCACGATTAAAATTCGGATTAAAATTTGTATACTCAAGCAATCCTGTATCCTTGTAAAGTAAATATTTAATCCCATTAATATAGTCATCTGAGGTATAATTTTTAGAAACAGGTGCTTGAATACGAAATTGGGTCTTCAAATAACATTGTTCAAAGTCAGATGTTAATGATGTAAAGATTGCCCGTGAAATATTGGCTGGACGAATGGCTTGTAACACATCATACATTAAAATTAACTGATTTGACAAATCAATTAGAGGTTCCAGATGATTTTGATAGTGTTTAAAGACCTTGTGGTGGTAGATTGTATTAAAAGATGGATGTTGTTTCGCTCCCCTGCGAGATAATTTATGGGATTCATCTACAATGATGATATCATAGTTTTTCATCGTATTGATTACTTGAGTCGAACTACCAATTATGAGATTGTCATCATTCAGTCCATAAATCTTAAAAATTTCCTCTGCCACATTGGTCCAATTAGGTTGAACAACAATAGCGATACGAGAGTGGGGTTTAGCATTGCGTAAGGATGCAACCAAGTGAGTTAATAAGACGGTCTTACCCGTACCAGCATCGCCATTAATCACATAGTTTTTATGTGAATGGTTGATAATCTCATCAATCAAGCTCTGTTGTTGCTCGGTGAGTTGTTTTATAGGACTATATTTAACAAGTGCTCTATTTCGCAATTCATCTAAACTATCTGTCTGAACCCACTGTTCTTTTACTAGAACTTGCTC
Above is a window of Streptococcus sp. zg-86 DNA encoding:
- the metE gene encoding 5-methyltetrahydropteroyltriglutamate--homocysteine S-methyltransferase; this translates as MTTSIIGFPRLGEFRELKFTTEKYFRGEIEEAELVETAKDLRSKHWNLVKKAGISEIPSNDFSHYDNVLDTAFLLNVVPKAVQDLDLTDLERYFALARGYQGEKGDVRALPMKKWFNTNYHYIVPKFEKETKIGLASQKIFEEFTEAKAQGLLTRPVLIGPFTFLQLADYEEGTVATDYLDDIVTTYQAVFERLAGLGAEKIQLDEPSLVKDLSSEEKRLFLTIYKQLLSDKKGLAILLQTYFGDVRDVYADLISLPIDGLGLDFVEGKKTLDLVSTGFPSDKILYAGIVNGKNIWRNDYANSLAILEKIPADKVYLTTSCSLLHVPFTTANEELEEDILQHFAFAVEKLAELRDLDTILAGGGTDSLAANKALFTRERVGKNTDLANRIASLTDQDYTRLPAFSEREKLQAERLNLPNLPTTTIGSFPQTAEVRDTRLAFRKGNISAQAYDAFVAKQIDDWIHWQEEVDFDVLVHGEFERNDMVEYFGQNLSGYLFSKNGWVQSYGMRGVKPPIIWGDVTRLQPITVKWSSYAQSRTKKPVKGMLTGPVTILNWSFPREDISIKESTLQIALAIKEEVLDLEAAGIKIIQIDEAALREKLPLRRSDWYEDYLDWAIPAFRLVHSTVAPDTQIHTHMCYSEFTDIIPAIDNMDADVISFEASRSNLVILDELKAQNFQTQVGPGVYDIHSPRVPAEGEIDQTIQAILTKVPSRKVWINPDCGLKTRGIKETRESLVRLVEAAKSARTTLK
- a CDS encoding DUF2075 domain-containing protein; the encoded protein is MQGLDQLQEKQRNVLIGGNVIYIYRSKQSRKIYIGQTRQLLTRHQQHYSGKEEKFQSANFDEVMILLSQYFHRSALDDVENQLITYFMADNSKFKAGQIEFNRDEVINGNRGNAVHDYPERDDIFQKVLLPFWEQVLVKEQWVQTDSLDELRNRALVKYSPIKQLTEQQQSLIDEIINHSHKNYVINGDAGTGKTVLLTHLVASLRNAKPHSRIAIVVQPNWTNVAEEIFKIYGLNDDNLIIGSSTQVINTMKNYDIIIVDESHKLSRRGAKQHPSFNTIYHHKVFKHYQNHLEPLIDLSNQLILMYDVLQAIRPANISRAIFTSLTSDFEQCYLKTQFRIQAPVSKNYTSDDYINGIKYLLYKDTGLLEYTNFNPNFNREVFHDNSPDAYFGYFENQPLQHLIDWIEEDRNYHPNHLNRVLAGLVEDWKQKEGKNPTITHFHEGDIKRRWNSTQVNWIASKDADGEDQIGSVFAVQGIDLNKVGVLIGNDLLVDSQGRLYGEPKNFKNVNGKHTVAELEVPENRQEFTIFVLNIYYVLLTRGIDGIRLGFWHNDDFKEYLKSVFKIEK
- a CDS encoding GNAT family N-acetyltransferase is translated as MKFTVKEIKDKEEKEKISKEILYDLPEWFGMPESTEEYVTDSQDKPFLASFYQDEIVGFIVLNTTSPDCADIFVMGIKKKFHRQGAATQLNEEYEKLAKKLGYIYSQVKTVQSGHYKEYDITNSFYTSVGYKELEVFPTLWDEWNPCQIYIKYLGN
- the mnmE gene encoding tRNA uridine-5-carboxymethylaminomethyl(34) synthesis GTPase MnmE encodes the protein MITKEFDTIAAISTPLGEGAIGIVRLSGSEAITIANSVFKEKNLQEVASHTIHYGHILDPMDNIVVDEVMVSVMKAPKTFTRENIVEINTHGGIAVTNEILQLVIRQGARLAEPGEFTKRAFLNGRVDLTQAEAVMDIIRAKTDKAMHQAVRQLDGSLSTLINNTRQEILNTLAQVEVNIDYPEYDDVEEATTELVREKTMEFQALLERLLKTARRGKILREGIATAIIGRPNVGKSSLLNNLLREDKAIVTDIEGTTRDIIEEYVNINGVPLKLIDTAGIRETDDLVEKIGVERSKKALEEADLVLLVLNASELLTEQDRQLLAISQDSNRIVLLNKTDLPIQIEQDQLPTDTISISVLTNQNIDQIEERINQLFFENAGLVEQDATYLSNARHISLIEQAVQALQAVNEGLEMGMPVDLLQVDLTRCWQILGEITGDAAPDELITQLFSQFCLGK
- the metF gene encoding methylenetetrahydrofolate reductase [NAD(P)H] — its product is MVHTPSLSFEVFPPNPAAGNEKILSALQDMQGLAPHFISVTASNNTFNIEETTVRLTDYIQNDLGIPSIAHLPAIYLTKKQVTTILAALDQIGVHKILALRGDILPDVTPQKDFQYATDLISFIKEEAPHFDIIGACYPEVHPDSPNQLSDIKHLKKKVDAGCSTLVTQLFFDNDVFYDFQEKCHLADIDVPILAGIMPIINRNQALRLLNTCENIRLPRKFRAILDKYEHDPESLKAAGLAYAIDQIVDLVTHDVAGIHLYTMNNPYVAKHIYRATYSLFKHSPLIAKA
- a CDS encoding NUDIX hydrolase; the protein is MSVKLIAHALMKKEHRYLVLKRSSIKRGKANVYPNYWDIPGGGVELHELPQAAALRETLEEANQVITITGILHEDSQFDSDKQTVFTRLVYATHLKEKRPIELDPEEHTDFRWIKSLEELEGEQIVPYLYDLIPTAPRKGQYSELNKGEDSVKSL